In a single window of the Mycobacterium bourgelatii genome:
- a CDS encoding sulfotransferase family protein: MQQAADDAADLAFDDLTSPQLTDVQRQVLEFTEAKRVNFDLDQMLAEATAQAGATDLDDTDGFTDRLRAHLAAIEADEGLRQLTRSSLRQRVVRLLRNRLSLTELLKRYPEIESIEIENPFIVVGMPRSGTTHLVNLIAADPRGRALPYWESQEPIPARGEGPDINGVDPRYTRTKREHEALMASAPVVAAMHDRFPEAIEEEVELLDLDMASYVLEWHARVPDWRDYYMNLDQTRHYAYLKKVLQALTFLRGPRTWILKSPQHCEQLPALTATFPDATVAFTHRDPVAVIQSAITMMAYSDRLRRNSIDPDWLLDYWTDRVHRLLSACVRDRELVPAERSIDISFHHLNGNEMPLLEELYRRGEVELTPKVRRRFERYLASNPRGKHGRIRYELQRHFGVTADELRNRFGFYFDRFDVRPE, encoded by the coding sequence ATTCAGCAGGCCGCCGACGACGCTGCAGACCTCGCCTTCGACGACCTGACGTCGCCCCAACTCACCGACGTCCAGCGCCAGGTGCTGGAGTTCACCGAGGCCAAGCGCGTCAACTTCGACCTCGACCAGATGCTCGCGGAGGCCACGGCGCAGGCGGGGGCAACCGACCTCGACGACACGGATGGATTCACCGACCGCCTGCGCGCACACCTGGCCGCGATCGAGGCCGACGAGGGCCTGCGCCAGCTCACCCGTTCATCCCTGCGACAACGAGTGGTTCGCCTGTTGCGCAACCGGTTGTCGTTGACCGAGCTCCTCAAGCGGTACCCCGAAATCGAGTCGATCGAGATAGAGAACCCCTTCATCGTCGTCGGCATGCCGCGTTCGGGAACCACGCACCTGGTCAACCTCATCGCCGCGGACCCGCGCGGACGGGCGTTGCCGTACTGGGAGAGCCAGGAACCGATTCCGGCCCGCGGTGAGGGACCGGACATCAACGGCGTCGACCCCCGGTACACGCGGACCAAGCGGGAGCACGAGGCGCTGATGGCCAGTGCGCCGGTGGTCGCCGCCATGCACGACCGGTTCCCCGAGGCCATCGAAGAGGAGGTGGAACTGCTCGACTTGGACATGGCGTCGTATGTCCTGGAATGGCATGCGCGCGTGCCCGATTGGCGCGACTACTACATGAACCTGGACCAGACCCGGCACTACGCGTACCTGAAGAAAGTGCTGCAGGCGTTGACCTTTCTGCGCGGGCCGCGCACCTGGATCCTGAAGAGTCCGCAACATTGCGAGCAACTGCCGGCGCTGACCGCGACCTTCCCCGATGCGACAGTGGCGTTCACCCACCGCGACCCGGTCGCGGTGATCCAATCGGCGATCACCATGATGGCGTATTCGGATCGGCTGCGCCGCAACAGCATCGATCCGGACTGGCTGCTGGACTACTGGACCGACCGCGTGCACCGGCTACTCAGCGCCTGTGTGCGCGACCGCGAGTTGGTGCCGGCCGAACGCAGCATCGACATCAGCTTCCATCACCTCAACGGCAACGAGATGCCGCTCCTGGAAGAGCTTTACCGACGCGGCGAAGTCGAACTGACACCAAAGGTGCGGCGACGCTTCGAGCGGTACCTGGCGAGCAATCCGCGCGGCAAGCACGGCCGCATCCGCTACGAACTGCAGCGCCATTTCGGCGTGACCGCCGACGAGCTACGTAACCGCTTCGGCTTCTATTTTGACCGTTTCGACGTGCGGCCCGAATAG
- a CDS encoding LLM class flavin-dependent oxidoreductase, with translation MLISVLRFNFGSPQGNPRTQGELIRAALELAQWGESRGITSISVDEHHVTGHGWSCNPIMAASMFLARTSRLIASVDCALGPLWNPVRLAEDIALVDNMSRGRLHTTIGLGYRTVEYDELGVDFSKRGKLMDALVERMLAYWATIGTWSRPHPPLYIGGGSRATARRAARFRLPLSLADYLPDVDALYRELCAEAGSTPFVLMPGPTNRGMIYLHEDPDRAWAELGDYILWEAVTYGGWSSDERSLMHLPGVQTLDEVKASGRYRFLTPEQLITEIREADNFGPIVLHPLVGGMPIDEAWKSVQLLTDTVLPALNG, from the coding sequence ATGCTGATCAGCGTATTGCGGTTCAACTTCGGCTCACCGCAAGGCAATCCACGTACCCAGGGTGAATTGATTCGCGCCGCATTGGAACTGGCGCAATGGGGTGAATCGCGCGGCATCACTTCGATCAGCGTCGACGAGCATCACGTGACCGGACACGGCTGGAGCTGTAATCCGATCATGGCCGCTTCGATGTTCCTGGCGCGCACGTCGAGACTGATCGCGAGCGTGGACTGTGCGCTGGGGCCGCTGTGGAATCCGGTCCGGCTGGCCGAGGACATTGCGCTCGTCGACAACATGAGCCGCGGCCGGCTGCACACCACGATCGGGCTGGGCTATCGGACGGTCGAATACGACGAACTCGGCGTGGATTTCAGCAAGCGCGGCAAGCTGATGGACGCACTGGTGGAACGCATGCTGGCGTATTGGGCCACCATCGGGACCTGGTCGCGGCCGCATCCGCCGCTGTACATCGGGGGTGGCTCGCGCGCCACTGCGCGCCGGGCGGCGCGGTTCCGGCTACCGCTCAGCCTGGCCGACTACCTGCCCGACGTGGACGCGCTCTACCGCGAGTTGTGCGCCGAGGCGGGCAGCACGCCGTTTGTGCTGATGCCCGGCCCGACCAACCGCGGGATGATCTACCTCCACGAGGATCCGGACCGGGCCTGGGCCGAACTCGGTGACTACATTCTCTGGGAGGCGGTCACCTACGGCGGCTGGTCGTCCGACGAACGTTCCCTGATGCACCTGCCGGGGGTCCAGACCCTCGATGAGGTCAAGGCGTCGGGACGCTACCGGTTCCTGACTCCCGAGCAGCTCATCACCGAAATCCGCGAGGCCGACAACTTCGGACCGATCGTGTTGCACCCACTGGTCGGCGGCATGCCGATCGACGAAGCGTGGAAGTCGGTGCAACTGCTCACCGACACGGTCCTGCCCGCGCTCAACGGCTAG
- a CDS encoding PE-PPE domain-containing protein, with protein MASLSRSLASIVLLLTIGGNSAVVTPTVAHAADEAVPATVFTLDPAFRRLPTNWLRGELFWPPNTTVRVPYTNLPAAINVHRGADTLDQYLHATAGPKIVLGHSEGAQVIDDWLRRFGPGSDIDPTTVTFVLTGDPESKYNGCMSIPNSGCTAAYGGKGFPADTRYTVKVISRQYDFWADCPNDLSNSTARMNRFAAMWVGGAGQYRQVHGDYSNIGLNDPSNKTYVEGNATYILGSPATYYLPMVTLNLTTSDASKRIADMQLRPSVEAAYSRPMEAPPPPY; from the coding sequence ATGGCATCGTTAAGCCGCTCTCTGGCTTCGATCGTTTTGTTGCTGACGATTGGTGGCAATTCTGCTGTCGTTACACCAACGGTTGCCCATGCGGCCGACGAAGCGGTTCCCGCGACAGTCTTCACCCTTGACCCGGCATTTCGCCGGTTACCCACGAACTGGTTGCGGGGTGAGTTGTTCTGGCCGCCAAATACCACGGTACGGGTGCCATACACCAACCTTCCGGCGGCGATCAATGTGCACCGGGGCGCCGACACGCTCGATCAATATCTGCATGCCACCGCGGGGCCGAAGATCGTCCTGGGACACAGCGAAGGTGCGCAGGTCATAGACGATTGGCTGCGCAGATTCGGCCCGGGAAGCGATATCGACCCGACGACGGTGACCTTTGTTCTCACCGGCGATCCGGAAAGCAAATACAATGGCTGCATGAGCATCCCTAACAGCGGATGCACCGCCGCTTATGGCGGAAAAGGGTTCCCGGCCGACACCCGATATACGGTCAAGGTCATTTCCCGCCAATACGATTTCTGGGCCGATTGCCCGAACGACCTTTCGAACTCCACCGCTCGAATGAACAGATTTGCCGCCATGTGGGTCGGGGGTGCGGGGCAATACCGGCAAGTGCATGGCGACTACAGCAACATCGGGCTCAACGATCCGTCGAACAAGACATATGTCGAGGGGAATGCGACCTACATATTGGGATCGCCCGCGACCTATTACCTGCCGATGGTCACGCTGAACTTGACGACATCGGACGCGTCAAAGCGAATCGCCGACATGCAGCTTCGCCCCAGCGTCGAGGCCGCGTACAGCCGGCCGATGGAGGCGCCGCCGCCGCCCTACTGA
- a CDS encoding acyl-CoA dehydrogenase family protein produces the protein MSANETDWKPRLQRLLDDFAGRPRDVAGDRIEAARRWHAELVDNDLAAPGWPRSVGGLALSLEDQLEYYRMTTAAGTPPHPCPLSFIVAPTLITHGTQAQKDRFLKPLLRADEFWCQGFSEPGAGSDLASLSTKAIHDGDCYRVTGQKVWTTMADRADWMFALVRTGPPGRSTDGISYLLIPMDSAGITVRPLRDISGAAHFAEVFLDDVAVPVENLVGEEGRGWEIMRTSLGHERATAFLADEFKYRRTVDRVVALLARSGLTADPLVRQDIARLESGVQTIAANSARALATVLRGEDPGGVASVNRLVKSEFEQHLHALALRALGPRAVLGSRAAIAADGGRWTYGYLMSRATTIGAGTAEIQRNTIAETVLGLPSHRGEKTRDAAVVPGTPLALPDDDERELRGVLAKALDACVDVGTLLDRSRPIGSWDRRAWSALVEFGLPGLAADESLGGAGARPRLLYAAVEEAAKALTAAPLVPTLGALAVATAVGASDAALRITGGAPAAFVVPLDDSGWRTTDLPRWDGGGVTGSVPIVAGAPAAEVLLVLARDGDGEALLSVDPSGPGVTVTAHQSLDLTATIGSVDLADVPAAVLATGDRVRDGVATAHRAAVLAVAADSVGVGSRALEMAVRWAGEREQFGRRIGSFQAISHRCADIAVALEGARSQVLAASACQADAEHLVDLAAAAALDAAVLAAEGAIQIHGGLGFTWEHPAHLLLRRAQANAALVGRADALRERAVRRILNNRRR, from the coding sequence TTGTCCGCTAACGAAACCGACTGGAAGCCTCGGCTGCAGCGGCTCCTTGACGATTTCGCCGGGCGGCCAAGAGACGTCGCTGGCGATCGCATTGAGGCCGCCCGCCGCTGGCATGCCGAGCTGGTCGACAACGACCTGGCCGCCCCTGGATGGCCAAGATCGGTCGGCGGATTGGCATTGTCGCTGGAGGACCAACTCGAGTACTACCGGATGACGACGGCCGCGGGCACGCCGCCGCACCCGTGCCCGCTGTCGTTCATCGTGGCGCCCACGCTGATTACCCACGGCACCCAGGCGCAGAAAGACCGCTTTCTGAAACCGCTGCTGCGGGCGGACGAGTTCTGGTGCCAGGGCTTCTCCGAACCGGGCGCCGGCAGTGATCTGGCGTCGTTGTCCACCAAGGCCATTCATGATGGCGACTGCTACCGCGTCACCGGGCAGAAGGTGTGGACGACGATGGCCGACCGCGCCGACTGGATGTTCGCCCTGGTGCGCACCGGCCCGCCGGGTCGCAGCACAGATGGGATTAGCTACCTGCTCATCCCGATGGACAGCGCGGGCATCACGGTACGCCCGCTCCGCGACATCAGCGGCGCGGCGCACTTCGCCGAGGTGTTTCTGGACGACGTCGCGGTGCCGGTGGAAAACCTCGTTGGCGAGGAGGGCCGCGGGTGGGAGATCATGCGGACCTCGCTCGGCCACGAGCGGGCCACCGCCTTCCTGGCCGACGAGTTCAAATACCGTCGCACCGTCGACCGCGTCGTAGCCCTGCTGGCGAGAAGCGGTTTGACGGCCGACCCGTTGGTGCGTCAGGACATCGCCCGGCTGGAGTCGGGCGTGCAAACGATCGCCGCGAACAGCGCACGCGCGCTCGCGACGGTGCTGCGCGGCGAGGATCCCGGCGGCGTCGCCTCGGTGAACCGATTGGTGAAGTCGGAGTTCGAACAACACCTGCACGCACTGGCGTTGCGGGCGTTGGGACCGCGAGCGGTCTTGGGTAGTCGGGCCGCGATCGCCGCTGACGGCGGGCGCTGGACGTACGGGTACCTGATGAGCCGCGCCACCACCATCGGCGCTGGAACCGCCGAGATCCAGCGCAACACCATCGCCGAGACCGTCCTGGGCCTGCCGTCACACCGCGGCGAGAAGACCCGTGACGCCGCCGTGGTGCCAGGGACACCGCTGGCCCTGCCCGACGACGACGAGCGTGAGCTGCGCGGCGTGCTGGCCAAGGCACTGGACGCCTGCGTCGACGTCGGAACTCTCCTTGACCGCAGCCGGCCCATCGGTTCGTGGGACCGCCGCGCCTGGTCTGCGCTCGTCGAATTCGGGCTGCCGGGTCTGGCGGCCGACGAGTCGCTGGGCGGGGCCGGGGCGCGGCCGCGGTTGCTCTATGCCGCGGTGGAGGAGGCCGCAAAGGCGCTGACGGCGGCTCCGCTGGTGCCGACACTCGGCGCTCTGGCGGTGGCGACCGCGGTGGGGGCGTCCGACGCGGCGCTGCGCATCACCGGCGGTGCACCCGCGGCGTTCGTCGTGCCCCTCGACGACTCAGGCTGGCGCACAACGGATTTGCCGCGCTGGGACGGGGGCGGGGTAACCGGCTCCGTGCCGATCGTGGCGGGTGCGCCCGCTGCCGAGGTGCTACTGGTGCTGGCCCGCGACGGCGACGGCGAGGCTTTGTTGAGCGTCGACCCGAGCGGACCCGGTGTGACCGTCACCGCGCACCAATCGCTCGACCTGACCGCGACGATCGGCTCGGTCGACCTCGCCGACGTTCCGGCCGCCGTGCTGGCGACCGGCGATCGGGTGCGGGACGGGGTAGCGACCGCGCATCGGGCGGCGGTGCTCGCCGTCGCCGCCGACTCGGTCGGGGTGGGATCGCGTGCGCTCGAGATGGCTGTGCGTTGGGCAGGTGAGCGCGAGCAATTCGGCCGCCGGATCGGCAGTTTCCAGGCGATATCGCACCGCTGCGCGGACATAGCCGTCGCGCTGGAAGGCGCCCGCAGCCAGGTCCTGGCCGCCTCCGCCTGCCAGGCTGATGCCGAACACCTGGTGGACCTGGCGGCCGCGGCCGCGTTAGACGCCGCGGTGCTGGCGGCCGAGGGCGCCATTCAGATCCACGGCGGCCTGGGCTTCACCTGGGAGCATCCGGCGCATCTGCTGCTGCGCCGCGCCCAGGCCAACGCGGCCCTGGTCGGTCGGGCTGACGCATTGCGTGAACGGGCCGTGCGGAGAATCTTGAACAACCGGCGACGCTAA
- a CDS encoding M1 family metallopeptidase: MKSSAKKSGQNGAIDPYLPQNGNLGYRVSRYELDLEYKVSINRLAGSVTITAVTLTELQEFTLDSSSALNVSKVTVNDKRAARFACRDGKLRITLASKLASGAALVVVVRYSGNPKPLRTLWGDVGFEELTDGALVAGQPNGAASWFPCDDHPSAKAAYRIRISTESRYRVVANGKLVSRRTRASQTVWTYEQPEPTSTYLITLQIGVYEMVRLPKTPVPIQAALPERLLDDFDHDFARQPQMMELFIELFGPYPLANGYTVVVTDDDLEIPLEAQGISIFGANHCDGSRHSERLIAHELAHQWFGNSVTARRWRDIWLHEGFACYAEWLWSEHSGGRSAGEWADHYHAQLRDKPQDLLLSDPGPRHMFDDRVYKRGALTLHALRGQLGDQKFFALLKDWTAKFRHGTAATEDFTGLAANYCDESLRSLWNAWLYSTELPR; the protein is encoded by the coding sequence GTGAAGTCCTCGGCGAAGAAGTCCGGGCAGAACGGGGCGATCGACCCGTATCTGCCGCAGAACGGCAACTTGGGTTACCGGGTGTCGCGCTATGAGTTGGACCTGGAGTACAAGGTCTCGATCAATCGGCTGGCGGGGTCGGTGACGATCACCGCAGTGACACTCACCGAACTGCAGGAATTCACCCTCGACAGCTCCAGCGCGCTCAACGTGTCGAAGGTGACGGTGAACGACAAGCGCGCCGCCCGATTCGCCTGCCGGGACGGCAAATTGCGCATCACGCTGGCCTCGAAGCTGGCCAGCGGTGCGGCGCTGGTGGTTGTCGTGCGCTACAGCGGAAATCCGAAGCCGCTCCGAACACTGTGGGGCGATGTGGGTTTCGAGGAACTCACCGATGGAGCGCTGGTTGCCGGCCAACCCAACGGCGCGGCGTCGTGGTTTCCCTGCGATGACCATCCCAGCGCCAAGGCCGCCTACCGCATCCGGATCAGCACCGAAAGCCGCTACCGCGTGGTCGCCAACGGCAAGCTGGTGTCGCGGCGGACGCGAGCGTCGCAGACCGTGTGGACCTACGAGCAACCCGAGCCGACCTCGACCTATCTGATCACCCTGCAGATCGGCGTCTACGAGATGGTGCGACTGCCCAAGACTCCAGTGCCGATCCAAGCCGCGCTGCCCGAGCGATTGTTGGACGACTTCGACCATGACTTCGCCCGACAGCCACAGATGATGGAGTTGTTCATCGAGCTGTTCGGACCGTACCCGTTGGCGAACGGCTATACGGTGGTGGTCACCGACGATGACCTCGAAATACCGCTTGAGGCGCAAGGGATTTCGATCTTCGGCGCCAACCACTGCGATGGCAGCCGGCACAGCGAAAGGCTGATCGCGCACGAGCTGGCCCACCAGTGGTTCGGCAACTCGGTGACCGCGCGACGCTGGCGTGACATCTGGCTGCACGAAGGGTTCGCGTGCTACGCGGAGTGGTTGTGGTCGGAACACAGCGGCGGCCGCAGCGCCGGCGAGTGGGCCGACCACTATCACGCGCAGCTGCGGGACAAGCCGCAAGATCTACTGTTGAGCGATCCCGGGCCGCGCCACATGTTTGACGACCGCGTGTACAAGCGTGGTGCGTTGACCCTGCACGCGCTGCGCGGTCAGTTGGGCGACCAGAAATTCTTTGCGCTGCTCAAGGATTGGACCGCCAAGTTCCGTCACGGCACCGCGGCGACCGAGGACTTCACCGGGCTGGCCGCCAACTACTGCGACGAATCGCTGCGGTCGCTGTGGAATGCCTGGCTGTACTCGACGGAATTGCCGCGTTAG
- a CDS encoding FAS1-like dehydratase domain-containing protein, with protein sequence MTTTEDNTAAVEGRITDEDIERARDQIGIPVYKSGELWNRVPSQDVISHFAFGCGDDNPLFHNPAYGATTRWHDQIAPPTFLISTGLDQTPKFTDPERKKLFKGLFRGTGKYYSGVKWTWYKPVYPGRPVLVEHYTLDVEVKESSSFAGGRSVKETFRSLYVDIDGNPIATRDESYINAERHGSKKAGKYSHIQRQTWTQEALAEVEAAYEAEVRRGADPQWWEDVKVGDQLPPVMKGPLTVVDIICMHMGWGWGGYSVGPLKYAHKMRQRMPAFFVPDEYGVPDVVQRLHWDPERAKALGIPAPYDYGQMRAAWISHLLTNWIGDDGWLAEMEVQTRGFNYHGDIHLCTGTVTAKDGPQDVVSVDVAATNQRDEATTKGTAKVLLPSKQTGAVVLPVPDPELRGRGARVASARRGKVGEELRRLHGE encoded by the coding sequence ATGACCACCACGGAGGACAACACCGCTGCCGTCGAGGGCCGCATCACCGACGAGGACATCGAACGGGCCCGCGATCAAATCGGCATTCCGGTCTACAAGTCCGGTGAGTTGTGGAACAGGGTGCCGTCCCAGGATGTCATCAGCCACTTCGCCTTTGGCTGCGGGGACGACAATCCCCTGTTCCACAACCCGGCGTACGGCGCCACGACGCGCTGGCACGATCAGATCGCGCCGCCGACGTTCTTGATCTCCACCGGACTCGACCAGACGCCGAAATTCACTGACCCGGAACGAAAGAAGCTGTTCAAGGGGCTGTTTCGGGGCACGGGCAAGTACTACTCGGGCGTGAAATGGACCTGGTACAAACCCGTTTACCCGGGCCGACCGGTCTTGGTCGAGCATTACACCCTGGACGTGGAGGTGAAGGAGAGCTCTTCCTTCGCGGGCGGCCGTTCGGTCAAAGAGACCTTCCGCAGTCTTTATGTCGACATCGACGGCAATCCGATCGCCACCCGGGACGAGTCCTACATCAACGCCGAGCGGCATGGTTCGAAAAAGGCCGGCAAGTACTCCCACATCCAGCGTCAGACCTGGACCCAGGAAGCACTGGCGGAGGTAGAGGCCGCCTACGAAGCCGAGGTGCGTCGCGGCGCCGACCCGCAGTGGTGGGAGGACGTCAAGGTCGGTGACCAGCTACCGCCGGTGATGAAGGGCCCACTGACCGTCGTGGACATCATCTGCATGCACATGGGTTGGGGCTGGGGCGGATACAGCGTCGGACCGCTGAAGTACGCCCACAAGATGCGCCAGAGGATGCCGGCGTTCTTCGTGCCCGACGAGTACGGAGTGCCCGACGTGGTGCAGCGCCTGCACTGGGATCCCGAGCGGGCCAAGGCGTTAGGCATACCGGCACCCTACGACTACGGGCAGATGCGTGCGGCGTGGATCAGCCATCTGCTGACCAACTGGATCGGCGATGACGGCTGGCTTGCCGAGATGGAAGTCCAGACAAGGGGTTTCAACTACCACGGTGACATACACCTATGCACCGGAACCGTCACAGCCAAGGATGGCCCGCAGGACGTGGTCTCGGTGGACGTGGCGGCCACGAACCAGCGCGACGAAGCGACCACCAAGGGCACCGCGAAGGTGTTGTTGCCCTCCAAGCAGACCGGAGCTGTCGTGCTGCCGGTTCCCGACCCTGAGTTGCGGGGCCGGGGCGCGCGGGTCGCCTCGGCCAGACGCGGCAAGGTGGGCGAGGAGCTGCGCCGCCTGCACGGCGAGTAA
- a CDS encoding MBL fold metallo-hydrolase, with amino-acid sequence MFEPVYRSRPGADAMRPACAEAAEQVAPGLWCSPGLSNAYLLTTGEGRVIVNTGMGFEGPVHRANFDAVDSSPVRYVIFTQGHVDHVGGLDSVRDPDTTVVAQANWTLWRDDNERLLPYRANRSAFAFKDTLADGIRAIQRRLGTSRLPGQSVPTVDLEFEDTLTLEVGGRRLELIAVPGGETTDSLVVWLPDERICLCGNTFGPLFGHIPNLVTIRGDRYRDALTAISSIERVRDLQPELLVTGHFDPIAGAERIHAELTRLRDAIQYVHDETVAGMNAGKDIHTLMREITLPAEYEVGQGYGKVAWDVRAIWENYSGWFHHRSTTELYPVGFDEVRADVVELAGAEALVDRAREHLEAGRPLHAIHLAELVPADHAGAREVLRAAHESLLGDSVNFWESAWLKQQIARSS; translated from the coding sequence ATGTTCGAACCGGTGTATCGCAGCCGGCCCGGTGCCGACGCCATGCGCCCGGCGTGCGCCGAAGCGGCCGAACAGGTCGCTCCCGGCCTGTGGTGTTCGCCGGGGCTGTCGAACGCCTATCTGCTCACCACCGGCGAGGGCAGGGTGATCGTCAACACCGGCATGGGCTTTGAGGGTCCGGTCCACCGCGCCAATTTCGACGCTGTCGATTCTTCGCCGGTGCGCTACGTCATCTTCACCCAGGGGCATGTGGACCATGTGGGCGGACTGGACAGCGTGCGTGACCCGGATACAACGGTTGTCGCCCAAGCGAACTGGACCTTGTGGCGCGATGACAACGAGCGCCTGCTCCCGTACCGTGCCAACCGCAGCGCGTTCGCGTTCAAAGACACACTCGCCGACGGCATCCGCGCCATTCAGCGGCGCCTCGGCACCTCGCGGCTGCCGGGGCAGAGCGTTCCCACCGTCGACCTCGAATTTGAGGACACGCTCACCCTCGAGGTCGGCGGACGACGGCTGGAGCTGATCGCCGTGCCCGGCGGCGAGACAACCGATTCGCTCGTAGTGTGGCTGCCCGACGAGCGAATATGCTTGTGTGGAAATACCTTTGGCCCATTGTTCGGGCACATCCCCAATCTGGTCACCATCCGAGGCGATCGTTACCGGGATGCGCTGACGGCGATCTCCTCCATCGAACGGGTCCGCGACCTGCAGCCCGAGCTCCTGGTGACCGGTCACTTCGACCCGATCGCCGGGGCCGAACGCATCCACGCCGAGTTGACCCGGCTGCGGGATGCGATTCAGTACGTGCATGACGAGACCGTTGCCGGGATGAATGCGGGCAAGGACATCCACACCCTGATGCGGGAGATCACCCTGCCCGCCGAATACGAAGTGGGCCAAGGCTATGGCAAGGTCGCCTGGGATGTGCGGGCGATCTGGGAGAACTACTCCGGATGGTTTCACCACCGGTCGACGACGGAGCTCTACCCGGTCGGATTCGATGAGGTCCGCGCCGACGTGGTCGAATTGGCCGGTGCCGAGGCGCTGGTCGATCGCGCGCGGGAACACCTGGAAGCAGGCCGTCCGCTACATGCGATTCACCTTGCCGAGCTCGTCCCCGCCGATCATGCCGGCGCCCGCGAGGTGCTTCGGGCCGCCCACGAGAGCCTGCTCGGCGACAGCGTGAACTTCTGGGAAAGCGCGTGGCTCAAGCAACAAATAGCAAGGAGCTCATGA
- a CDS encoding VOC family protein, with translation MTVTFALQPEDLYHTGIVVPDLDAAMEHFSTLAGYEWITPLNYTLPFRTATGTRELTSTVVYSLQSPHLELIQEVQGTPWTAAPGNAVHHLGYFTDNLTATGEQLENTGFTFEMTGHVPGQKLALFAYYVDAFGTRIEIVDRALFPDWSAFLRSQTPDR, from the coding sequence ATGACCGTGACATTCGCACTGCAACCAGAAGACCTCTATCACACCGGCATCGTCGTGCCCGACCTCGATGCCGCGATGGAACACTTCAGCACGCTGGCCGGGTACGAGTGGATCACGCCACTGAACTACACGCTGCCCTTCCGCACCGCTACCGGCACCCGTGAACTCACCTCCACCGTCGTCTATTCGCTGCAGAGTCCGCACCTCGAACTCATCCAGGAGGTTCAGGGAACGCCGTGGACGGCGGCTCCCGGCAACGCCGTGCACCACCTGGGCTATTTCACCGACAATCTCACCGCCACGGGCGAACAACTGGAGAACACCGGCTTCACCTTCGAAATGACCGGCCACGTGCCGGGGCAGAAGCTCGCGCTGTTCGCCTACTACGTCGACGCATTCGGCACCCGGATCGAAATCGTCGACCGCGCACTGTTTCCCGACTGGTCCGCGTTCCTGCGGTCCCAGACCCCGGACCGGTAG
- a CDS encoding YbjQ family protein — MLVVTTNDIPGWEIQRVCGEVFGLTVRSRNAFAQFGAGLKSMFGGELQGMTKNLAESRNEAMSRLINEARTKGGNAIVAMRFDTTELGDVWTEICAYGTAVQAVPVTDAARYTASQLGYGGPAQPQQHPHQPQQHPQQPHPQQSQPQQPQPYGAS; from the coding sequence GTGCTCGTCGTCACTACCAATGACATTCCCGGTTGGGAGATCCAGCGCGTCTGTGGCGAGGTTTTCGGGCTCACCGTTCGCTCGCGAAATGCCTTCGCGCAGTTCGGCGCCGGGTTGAAGTCGATGTTCGGCGGAGAGTTGCAGGGTATGACCAAGAACCTGGCCGAAAGCCGTAACGAGGCGATGTCACGGCTGATCAACGAGGCCCGCACCAAGGGCGGCAACGCGATCGTCGCAATGCGGTTCGACACGACGGAACTCGGCGACGTGTGGACCGAGATCTGCGCGTACGGCACCGCGGTGCAGGCCGTGCCGGTCACCGATGCCGCGCGCTACACCGCGTCGCAACTCGGCTACGGCGGACCAGCACAGCCGCAGCAGCACCCCCACCAGCCGCAGCAGCACCCCCAGCAGCCGCACCCGCAGCAGTCGCAACCGCAGCAGCCGCAACCGTACGGCGCCAGCTGA
- a CDS encoding DUF2237 family protein, protein MPERQPDRNVLGGPLEPCGTEPMTGFYRDGCCSTGPEDVGWHTICAVVTAEFLEHQRSIGNDLSTPVPEYRFPGLLPGDRWCVTAVNWLRAHHDGCAAPVVLASTHQRTLEVVPLETLQEHAVDVPDDLANLDL, encoded by the coding sequence ATGCCTGAACGCCAGCCAGACCGCAACGTGCTGGGCGGCCCCTTGGAACCGTGCGGCACCGAACCAATGACAGGTTTCTACCGCGACGGTTGTTGCTCCACCGGGCCCGAAGACGTGGGCTGGCATACGATCTGCGCCGTCGTGACCGCCGAGTTTTTGGAGCACCAGCGTTCCATCGGCAACGACCTTTCCACGCCGGTGCCCGAGTACCGGTTCCCCGGCCTCTTACCCGGTGACCGGTGGTGCGTCACCGCGGTGAATTGGCTGCGGGCACACCACGACGGTTGTGCGGCGCCGGTGGTGTTGGCGTCGACTCACCAGCGCACCCTCGAGGTGGTGCCGCTCGAGACGCTGCAGGAACATGCCGTCGACGTGCCCGACGACCTGGCCAATCTGGACCTCTAA